A window of Exiguobacterium sp. BMC-KP genomic DNA:
TATTTAAGACCTCTCCATTAAGTCTCATTTTTGTTTTACTCGTTACATCCAGTACATCCGGGTAATCTTTAATATAGCGGATGATGAGTAATGCAATATCTGTCGCCGTCATTAAATTTGTTCCAGGAAGTGTCGCATCGACTGCATCAAGACCAGACGCATTTGCATATTCTGTATCGTTCATACCAAATTGTTTCGCTGCCTCATTCATTTTTTCAACGAACGTCGCCTCCGAACCGGCTACGGTCTCGGCCAACATGACGGCTGCATCATTTGCAGATTGAATGAACGCCGCGTTATACATTTCGCGAACCGTATACGCTTTTCTTTTAACTGGTACACGAGTGATACCAGACGTTTTTGCTAGTTTCAAGACTTTCTCGCTAGGTGTAATTTTTTGATCCCACGTCAGTTTTTTTAGTTCGATTTGTCGTCGGACGAGGTAAAGCGTCATCAGCTTCGTCATCGAAGCCGGTGGTAGAGAAACATCCGCTTCCGATTGAAGGAGGATTTTCCCTGTGACCGCATCGGCCATTATGTAAGACTCTGCTTGAATCGAAGGTGCCGCTTGTCCCGTTGTAGGAAAACCTACGACTAGTAGGATACTTAAACAGAGTAGCAAGATTCGTTTCATCGTGTCTCTCCTTCACTCAATCATTCATTTTACAAATAGTGTAGCACAAAAGAAGCACCTGACAGTAGAACCTGTCAGATGCTTCCACGCTTTACGAACGGATCGATTGACGCTGTTTAATTTTTTGTAAAAAATAGCGATGTAGTCGATTGTCCTCTGTTAATTCCGGATGAAACGAACACGCCAGGTGAAGCGATGTCTCAACGGCAACAATCTGTTCTTCAACCGTTGCGATGATACGTGTTCCTTCGCCGACAGATAGAATCAAAGGTGCCCGAATGAAGACTGCCTCAATCGGCTCTTCAATCCCCTCAACTGGCAATAGTCCTTCAAACGAGTCGATTTGCCGACCAAAAGCGTTACGACGGACCGTCATTGAAATCGCATTAAGGTGACTTTGCCCTGCTTCAACGACGGTTGCGAGTAAAATCATTCCAGCACATGTCCCGAACATCGGTAACGATGTCGCTCGTTCCCGAAGCGGTTCAAGTAACTCATAGCGTTCGATGAGTCGACGCATTGCTGTCGATTCGCCTCCCGGTAAGACGAGTCCATCGAGTCCGTCAAGATCGCTCACTTGTTTAACGAGAACGACATCGACACCAAGACCTTCAAGCTGCTGTTGATGTTCGCGGACAGCACCTTGAACATCCAGAATACCGATTACCATCCGCGTGTCGCCATCCGTTCCTCAAACGGCATCGATGTGACATCGATTCCCTTCATCGCTGTTCCAAGCCCTTTTGATAAAGAGGCAATCCGTTCAAAATCATCTTTATAGGTGACAGCCTCGACGATCGCGCGAGCGACACGTTCCGGATGCTCCGATTTAAAGATTCCCGATCCGACGAAGACGCCATCTGCTCCAAGATGCATCATCAAGGCAGCATCTGCCGGTGTTGCGACCCCGCCTGCTGCAAAATTAACGACCGGTAAACGTCCCTGCGTCCGAATATCGCGTAATACTTCGTACGGAGCACCCCATTCTTTCGCAAAT
This region includes:
- a CDS encoding D-alanyl-D-alanine carboxypeptidase family protein; this translates as MKRILLLCLSILLVVGFPTTGQAAPSIQAESYIMADAVTGKILLQSEADVSLPPASMTKLMTLYLVRRQIELKKLTWDQKITPSEKVLKLAKTSGITRVPVKRKAYTVREMYNAAFIQSANDAAVMLAETVAGSEATFVEKMNEAAKQFGMNDTEYANASGLDAVDATLPGTNLMTATDIALLIIRYIKDYPDVLDVTSKTKMRLNGEVLNNSNKMLSKKKFSYDGMRGMKTGMTDLAGYCFASVTTRDNMTLVTVVMRTDSDQARFKETKKLLDYGFATFEPLTYYGKGERIKDVLPIKGATVRKLDVVTDGSLYVTVPKQTTTREPRFEFSKTTAPVTKQEVVGTVQVADDGVYLPGFETPHVNLYSATAVQLASVPTRLVRAWTAWSKRIEQAIQQSALVNLQGDGVK
- the pdxT gene encoding pyridoxal 5'-phosphate synthase glutaminase subunit PdxT; translated protein: MVIGILDVQGAVREHQQQLEGLGVDVVLVKQVSDLDGLDGLVLPGGESTAMRRLIERYELLEPLRERATSLPMFGTCAGMILLATVVEAGQSHLNAISMTVRRNAFGRQIDSFEGLLPVEGIEEPIEAVFIRAPLILSVGEGTRIIATVEEQIVAVETSLHLACSFHPELTEDNRLHRYFLQKIKQRQSIRS